A portion of the bacterium genome contains these proteins:
- a CDS encoding response regulator, translating into GDDEISIQGRYSSSGEKKIEFHFGKLGDREQTMIYDYLERLWHEHGKDKQAKNINGMGAKKESQEARQTMPLLFLCDDDEYFKKVSSTFKKNNISLSRLQSIEECEAELFKFQWKLMLVDSKLKDIDLWDFSRRMQKISEEKEKPLPVFILLSEDMSEDSVVYAQYAGFKHIYPRTDFCEDCVRYIGSIMGTVDKSTSDLPVVLIIDDDKNITFPLEHALTKNGFMPVIATTGSEGVRYAKDHTLSCIVLEPAIRTKDGMNAARILKRLPFTKNIPMIILSVINKRKDIDLVTQLGIKAFLKKPVEITVIVEKIKSICCDKPGC; encoded by the coding sequence GGCGATGATGAAATTTCAATACAGGGAAGATATTCAAGCAGCGGTGAGAAAAAAATTGAATTTCATTTCGGCAAACTTGGGGATCGGGAACAAACCATGATCTATGATTATCTTGAGAGATTATGGCACGAGCATGGAAAAGATAAACAGGCAAAAAACATCAATGGAATGGGGGCAAAAAAAGAATCTCAGGAAGCAAGACAGACAATGCCTCTGCTCTTTCTTTGCGATGATGATGAGTATTTTAAAAAAGTATCAAGTACATTTAAAAAAAATAATATTTCTTTATCCAGACTTCAAAGCATTGAAGAGTGTGAAGCAGAACTTTTTAAATTTCAATGGAAGCTAATGCTTGTTGACAGTAAGCTGAAAGATATTGATCTGTGGGATTTTTCAAGAAGAATGCAGAAAATAAGCGAAGAAAAAGAAAAACCTCTTCCTGTATTTATCCTGCTGTCAGAGGATATGTCTGAGGATAGTGTTGTTTATGCTCAATATGCAGGGTTTAAACATATATATCCGCGCACTGATTTTTGCGAAGATTGTGTCAGGTATATCGGAAGTATTATGGGTACTGTTGATAAGAGCACAAGCGACCTGCCGGTTGTTCTTATTATTGATGATGATAAGAACATCACATTTCCTTTGGAGCATGCACTTACAAAAAACGGATTTATGCCTGTAATTGCAACAACCGGAAGTGAAGGCGTCAGGTATGCAAAGGACCATACACTTTCCTGTATTGTTCTTGAACCTGCAATCAGAACAAAAGACGGTATGAATGCAGCGAGAATACTTAAAAGATTGCCTTTTACAAAAAATATACCGATGATCATTTTATCTGTTATCAATAAAAGAAAGGATATAGATCTGGTTACTCAGCTTGGAATTAAAGCATTCCTGAAAAAGCCGGTTGAAATAACAGTAATTGTTGAAAAGATTAAAAGTATATGCTGCGACAAACCAGGATGTTAA